Proteins from one Malania oleifera isolate guangnan ecotype guangnan chromosome 4, ASM2987363v1, whole genome shotgun sequence genomic window:
- the LOC131153154 gene encoding 65-kDa microtubule-associated protein 6-like produces MLAFGSPTSVQTRTSCGSLLTELQQIWDDIGESESDKDRMLFELERECLEVYQRKVEKAANAKARLHQTVAAMEAELATLMAALGELNLQSLADKRSASLKEQLASVTPMVDDLRIKKEERMKQFSDIKAQIEKISMEISGFDHPNSAVMSYLTLEEQDLSLRRLTEYQTHLSNLQKEKSDRLNKVLEFVNEVHILCGLLGLDFGKTVSDVHPSLNGKYLEQSRNISNSTLQGLEQAIITLKMERKDRIQKLKDIVASLFELWNLMDSPKEERSNFLRITSTLGSSESEITEPGALSLEIIEQVSAEVERLAKLKASRMKELVMKKRAELEEICRMIHIEPNTNTAAEKSNALIDSGLVDPSELLANIEAQIIKAKDEAVSRKDIMDRIDRWLSACEEENWLEDYNQDENRYSAGRGAHINLKRAERARVTVSKIPAIVDNLINKAVAWENEKNTSFLYDGVRLVSILEDYKLTRQQKEEEKKRYRDQKKLQDLLLTEKEAMYGSKPSPKRTNSFRKSNGYRANGNGSMTPTPRRNSVGSSTPELLTPRSYLGRQNGYFKEMRRLSTVPLNFVAVAKEDTLSRASIYGSELGSPPRG; encoded by the exons ATGCTGGCATTTGGGAGTCCAACCAGCGTCCAGACAAGGACTAGTTGTGGTTCTTTACTCACAGAACTTCAG CAAATATGGGATGACATTGGTGAGAGTGAATCAGACAAAGACCGCATGCTGTTTGAGCTGGAGAGGGAGTGCTTGGAAGTTTATCAGAGAAAGGTTGAAAAGGCTGCCAATGCCAAGGCCCGGCTTCATCAGACCGTCGCAGCCATGGAAGCTGAACTTGCAACTCTTATGGCTGCTCTTGgggaacttaatcttcagtcccTG GCAGATAAGAGGTCAGCATCATTGAAAGAGCAACTCGCATCAGTGACTCCAATGGTAGATGATCTGAGgataaagaaagaggaaaggatgaAACAATTTTCAGATATAAAAGCACAAATTGAAAAGATCAGTATGGAGATTTCTGGTTTTGACCATCCAAACAGTGCTGTCATGAGTTATTTAACTCTAGAAGAACAAGACTTGTCTCTTAGAAGACTTACTGAATACCAAACACACCTTTCTAATCTTCAAAAAGAAAAG TCTGATCGCCTTAATAAGGTTCTGGAATTTGTGAATGAGGTGCATATTTTATGTGGCCTACTTGGGTTAGATTTTGGCAAGACTGTGAGTGATGTACATCCAAGCTTAAATGGAAAATACCTGGAGCAATCCAGAAACATCAGCAATAGCACATTACAAGGTCTAGAACAAGCCATCATTACATTGAAAATGGAAAGAAAAGATCGAATACAGAAG CTGAAAGATATTGTAGCATCGCTTTTTGAACTTTGGAATTTGATGGACTCACCAAAAGAGGAGAGAAGTAACTTTTTAAGGATTACTTCAACTCTTGGATCATCAGAATCAGAAATTACTGAACCTGGTGCTCTTTCATTAGAGATTATCGAACAG GTGTCAGCAGAGGTGGAGAGGCTAGCTAAACTGAAAGCAAGCAGAATGAAAGAACTTGTTATGAAAAAGAGGGCAGAATTGGAGGAGATATGCAGAATGATTCATATTGAACCTAATACAAATACAGCTGCTGAAAAATCTAATGCATTGATAGATTCTG GTCTTGTGGATCCTTCTGAACTTCTGGCAAACATTGAAGCTCAAATAATCAAAGCAAAAGATGAAGCTGTGAGCAGAAAAGATATTATGGATAGGATTGATCGATGGCTATCAGCCTGTGAAGAGGAAAACTGGCTTGAAGACTACAATCAG GATGAAAACAGATACAGTGCCGGAAGAGGTGCTCACATAAATCTAAAACGTGCTGAACGAGCTCGAGTGACTGTGAGCAAGATTCCAG CCATTGTAGATAATTTGATAAACAAAGCAGTGGCCTGGGAGAATGAGAAGAATACCTCTTTTCTTTACGATGGA GTGCGTTTAGTTTCAATATTGGAGGATTACAAACTGACCAGACAACagaaagaagaggagaagaagagataTAGG GATCAAAAGAAGCTCCAAGATCTACTCTTGACAGAGAAGGAAGCCATGTATGGATCAAAACCTAGTCCAAAAAGAACCAACAGCTTTAGGAAATCAAATGGGTATCGTGCAAATGGAAATGGATCCATGACTCCTACACCTCGCAGGAATTCTGTTGGCAGTTCAACTCCTGAGCTTCTTACTCCACGATCTTACTTGGGGCGCCAAAATGGATATTTCAAGGAAATGAGAAGGTTGTCTACTGTACCACTAAATTTTGTGGCTGTAGCAAAAGAAGACACACTGTCGCGTGCTTCCATTTATGGTTCAGAGCTAGGCTCTCCTCCTCGGGGTTAA